The Sabethes cyaneus chromosome 1, idSabCyanKW18_F2, whole genome shotgun sequence DNA segment CCCTCAGCAATCACCACTCGAATCTAACAAAAACTATCCCCTCTGTTTCGTGTGACTTTCGAAATGCTGATCACCGAAGCATTGCCGAATTCTTCGCCACTATCAACTGGTTTGATGTTCTCGACGGAAACGATGCCGACAACGCCGCATTGACTCTTTCCCACATAATTGTGCACGCAATCGATCGTCACGTACCCAAGGTGGTACTTTCGTCAAACAGCAAGCCCTGGTTGACCCGCGAGCTTCGCATGTTGAAGACTGAAAAAAGAGCTGCACATCGTATACAAAAGAACCAGTCGGATATGCTTTAGACGACACCTGCAGAGAATCCAGCGCAATCTGAAGGTGAAACCAAAAACGTTCTGGAAGTATGTTAGCGATCAGCGCAAGGAATCAGGCCTTCCATCAACTATGATCCTCAATGGACAGGTTGCTTCGGAGCCCCAGTATGTCTGCCAGCTCTTTGCCGATAAATTCGCCAGAACCTTTTGCGACGAAATCATCCCGGACGACCAAATCTCCCAAGCTGCTTGCAATGTTCCACTAGTGACTATGAATACTCTGTGTACGCTCAACATCGACGAAGAAGTGATCTCTCGAGCCGCATCAACGTTAAAATCATCGACTAAATCCGGCCCAGATGGTATTCCGTCTGTGTTTTTAAAGAAGCACATTGAAGACATTGTTAATCCCTCTCCGACTCGTGTTTGGTCTATCAATCACAAGCGGAGTATTTCCGCTTGCATGAAAAACCGCCCAAATgttccctgtgcataaaaaaggGGATCGGAAAGATGTCAACAACTACCGAGGAATTTCGTCATTGTGTGCCATTTCCAAGTTATTTGAGCTTGTAGTCATGACTCCGCTGCTGTCGCACTGTAAACATTACTTGAGTGAcgaccaacatggattcatTGCAGGCAGATCAACCACTACAAACCTCCTTTGTCTCACAACATATGTTGCCGAAAGTCTAGCGGATCGTGCTCAAACGGATGTCATTTATACTGATTTGTCTGCGGCGtttgacaaaatcaatcatgctattgcGATTGCTAAATTGGAGAGACTCGGTATCAGCGGCAGTATGTTGCATTGGTTCAGTTCGTACCTCGTAGGTCGCCAACTGATTGCGACTGTTGCAGGTTTTGAATCAAATGCGTTTCCGGCCTCATCTGGAATCTCACAAGGtggtcatttgggaccgttaatcttcctattgtacttcaatgatgtcaacTATGTACTCAGAGGCCCTCGTTTAtccttcgccgacgatttgaagATGTACTTGAAGATACGTTCCAAGGACGATGCAATTTGGCTTCAACAAGAGCTTGAGACTTTTACGAATTGGTGCAATCTGAACTGCATGCTCATCAATCCTGAGAAATGttccattatttcttttgcCCGGATCAgagaacccgtcatttttaactACAAGCTACGCGGTACAGAAATCCAACGTGTCGACCAGGTAAAGGATCTCGGCGTTATTTTAGATAGCCAGTTATCGTTTAAACGGCATATTTCTTACATTGCGGACAAGGCATCCAGAACATTAGGATTCGTCTTCCGCATCGCTAAGAGCTTCACTGACGTCTATTGCCTCAAGGCATTATACTGTGCACTCGTCCGTTCGACTCATGAGTACGGTTCCGTTGTCTGGCATCCATAGTACCAAAACGGGATGCAAAGGATTGAATCAGTTCAATGCCGCTTCTTACGCTTTGCTCTCCGTCGTCTACCATGGCGAAATCCGTTCCAGTTGCCGAGTTATGAAAGTCGTTGCCGATTAATACATTTGGAGACACTACAGACACGAAGGAACATCGCAAGAGCTCTGTTTGCTGTCGACACGTTGCAGGGAAGAATTGATTGTCCTGCTATTCTTGGGACGATTGATCTAAATGTGCGTCCCAGGGTACTGCGGAACAACTGAATGCTGAGGGTACCttttcaacgcaccaactacGGACGAAACAGCTCATTGACTGGTATGCAGCGATTTTTCAATCGGGTTGCATtcgcttttgattttaatttgtcacgtGAAACGGTCCGTCGTAATTtttctatgttttttttttttcaacaaattgcAGCAAATTGTTAGTGTTTATAATTGTAATTTCTTGACTGTGATTATTATTAGATTAAGCTACTTATCCATCATTGGGACTATAGTCTATTGATgtcgacttaataaataaataaataaactctgAGGAGCAATGAGGATGGAATTAAAGTAGTGAAcaaaagtatgaaatccaatagagcaccagggatagactgcatttcagccgaaatgcaaATTGTATGCTTTTGAGTTAAATAAAAGTCTTGGTTCTTCCGGTTTAAAATGGTTTTATTTTCACACTACTCTCTCACGATGAGAGCTCGGTCCGCCTGGCGCGATAAAACTCCCCAAGCAGAAATCCCACAAACAGCACACCAATCGTCAGAAACGCGATCCCATACACGGTAAATTGACCACGGACATCCAACGCAAGCCAACCGTCGCTGTCGACGACGGCAATCGTCAGCAGGGTCTGCGAAACCAGTCCAACCAAGGTGTTCACGCCGAAGATCAGCGCAAAACTGTCGTCGCAGATGTGCTTTGCAATTTCCGAACTCACCAACGTGATTGCGAACGAATGCAGTATCCCGAACACGGTGTAACCGGCGTAGGACACCATCAGACTTGAGGTTGCGGTCGCAACTAGCAGACCAGCACCTTCCAGAGCGGCTATCGCTGCCAATCCGAAAAGAGTTGGTTTTACCGTTAGCAAAGCCGGTGGTACAAATCCAGCGAGCAACGCCACTAGCGAACCCATCAACGTAAGAATCGCTTCCACGGCTCCGTTCCACAGAACAGTGTCCGGACCACCGATGGTGGACCACAGAGCCTGCACGTAGGAGGTTATTTGATAATAAAAGCAGACAGCCAACGAGTACCATAGACTGTATCGAATGACCGTAAAGCTACTGTACGCCGCTTTGAAGTGAGACCATAGTAGAGTAATCGCACGGTTACATGTAGATCCGATGTTTGGAGGTTTTTCATTGTTTGGTAACGCTCTTAACTCATCGTCAGCGGTCGGCTCTTGACGGTGGAAGTACAGACTTTTCGGTACCGGAGGCAGCAGGAAGGCCCAAACTGTGGTGGCGATTTGAGCTAAAACAACACTCATCAAAGCAACCGACGCTTATTCAATTAACTGTCAAAACTACTCACCCGCCAACGAGAGATAATGCAACCCAAGATAATCCATCAAGCCATAGTAGATAACAGTCTGCGATGCTGTGGCCGCCAGAAACCGTCCAGCCTGCGTCGCCGAGCGAATATGCGAGGTGACCTTCTGGTAGTGCTTCCGGTCCACCTTTGCGTAGATGTACGTCCAGTAGGCAATGTCAGCCGCCATGTACGTCCCGTAGAACACCTCCAACAGCTGCAGCGCCCTCAGCGAGCTGGTCCACACAAACAAAGACCAAACCGTCGTTCCAGCTAGGCCGCCAGCGATAATCAACGGCTTGTAGCGGAAGTAGTCCGTTATCAGGAAAACCACCACCAGCTGGGCCACGTACGAGTACGTGCCGATGGGAAACACATCCTGCACGACCTGTTCGACGGTAACGTTGTGCCACGGTCCGGTTAGAAATTGAAAGACAAACGGTTCGCTTGGGCGAAATTCCTTCAGAAAGCCGAAAATGCACAGGATAAGTGAAATTAGTTTCCACCTTTCCATCACGACTAGGTTCGTTTGCACTAGCGCACCACACTAAATATGCCGCCACGCACAGCAAGATGATTATCGCCGAGACGATGCCGGCCGCGGCAGAGATAAGTCGACCGAAAATGGACCAACATCGGGCGGTGAAGATGAACACGTGCTGCGCACGACGTTAATCTCAGAAAACCGACGTGCGCACGGAGGGAAGTTGTTTTACCGTCGGCGATCAACGGCGATCGCTTTCGATCGGTAGGTTTTTGTTGGTGTATATGTTGTGTATGTTGCTTACTGTAGCAAGAGATTGGTTAAATCGAATGAACGAGGTAGGTGGGaaaatcagaagaaaaaaaaacataaaaatagaaGCCGTTTTCTCACCCACCCACTGTAATGTTTCAGTGTTTTTCGTGGTATACGGTGTTGTTTTTGTTCGACTTTGTACGGATAGATTTGATTGGCACTGGACTTGAGTTTCATTTTATGGTTAGCAAGAAGAAAAGTTGTACATTATAGTGATTACCATGGCAACGTTCTGGTCGcatacccgaataaaaatgtatagcgaagaAACATTGAATTCCACTGTTACAAAACATCGAAAAACCACGTTAAAACAGTGAAAATATTTGTAAAAGTTActctgaagttaccatgaatattgctgttttcacagtaaattttaatgtaaactgccaattttacagcgaataagggggtgattaagtgctgttgcactaaatttttcggcttttttccatacaaataataacCAAAAACAGTGAAATTTGTTATACAATCGCTGTACAaataaaattgtaggctttcggattgctaggacaaaataaaaccggctgattaattacggtatttcgtgtttttgaaaagatatgatgacaatgaagTTGACagacttcgaactattatgattttcgagccgcattcatcgctcatattaagGAGAGTACAAGAGGTCCGTACACCTACTTAAACCTTATTCGTGCcctccgtcaattgtaaaatctaccgttattgtatgcctgacctcattcaaAGTCGAGACATAATACcgcaaatacaaaagatagacctatactttcttcaacaataatgtagataataattaactctacagttgccctttacactactttttcgagttctgtttcgttgaggcgctgcagtcaaatgagcatctactgagcaaaaaaccgagaatgaagcctgcatagaacaacgaggttggtctattccatagaaacggagcctttccccgaacactcgcgttgagaatcgcggctgacacgctgacagacgaacagcgtaagtcgcaagcgcctgcatagtgttgtcgtcccgtcagtaaaacgagtcagattaaacttctcgattgGTGGTTTCTACattagacggaggaagaggcacaatttgtgacTAAAAATAACTAACCTCAACCAAGGATGGGACCTTCGATAGAGATGATTTCCGGCGGCCATTTgattcgaaacaatttgcattgttgccaaattatatgtaaaattttcccaagaacggtacagtgaagttacagcataaagtgttgtaaacagtaaaattcactgtaatcgtaatgtttttacattaatattcattACGCATTTCTATCCGGGCAGTCCCGGATCCTAATCAAAACTGAAGTCTCGTACGAGCACGTAGGTAACAGAATGTTATTAACGAAGTTACTCTTGAAAAGAGGAATCGCATTTTAATGCTAGCAATTCATTCATTCTGGATCATCGTATCAGTTTGATGCGTTCGACGGTGCGACAAACGGAGAACAGATGTCAGCTCAAAGATTTATATCCCTTTTTCTGACAGGTAATAAATATAAACAATaataccacagaacagaagtggaagttaaaatccaaacatctacatgctactttctgcagatactagcgaacctggcggtggtgagtcacttttttccacgaaaacacccaaacgcttacgaatgcacacgaaagcatatgaaagctgctatgcgattggcagcgagcgttctgcttatattgctatTATTCGCTTTtatacgaaaaccttcccaaagaaaaataacaaaacagactgccaccagttttgatcgccgaatcgttcggacttccacttctgttctgtgataattattattgatatcataaatgtggaaggctggatgatggaatGGATTgtcaacctgaatccttaaggtttgaagcaaatatggcacttttcaactcaaaacaaacaaatcatcatgtgggttaaagttggtacagcgaaattgattattacatggaaggatccttatgctggaaggcgactcttataaccccggaatgcgcacaagtgcctctgcttgtgggtccgcccaatcccttttggcccttctgtaacagcataagtgtgaaattcatttgataatcaaatttggatctactgtaattctacctacacacataggcaagtccttgaagtgatgatggctttcccctactactactactactactactactactactactactactactactactactactactactactactactactactactactactactactactactactactactactactactactactactactactactactactactactactactactactactactactactactactactactactactactactactactactactactactactactactactactactactactactactactactactactactactactactactactactactactactactactactactactactactactactactactactactactactactactactactactactactactactactactactactactactactactactactactactactactactactactactactactactactactactactactactactactactactactactactactactactactactactactactactactactactactactactactactactactactactactactactactactactactactactactactactactactactactactactactactactactactactactactactactactactactactactactactactactactactactactactactactactactactactactactactactactactactactactactactactactactactactactactactactactactactactactactactactactactactactactactactactactactactactactactactactactactactactactactactactactactactactactactactactactactactactactactactactactactactactactactactactactactactactactactactactactactactactactactactactactactactactactactactactactactactactactactactactactactactactactactactactactactactactactactactactactactactactactactactactactactactactactactactactactactactactactactactactactactactactactactactactactactactactactactactactactactactactactactactactactactactactactactactactactactactactactactactactactactactactactactactactactactactactactactactactactactactactactactactactactactactactactactactactactactactactactactactactactacattaacgcatataatgatgaaactttctatctgccgtcaaagtgaaaaatgctAGTTCATATTGACAGCGTACATCTCATTAAAGTTAACTATTCTGCTCGTTTTATGCTctcagaaagaataaagttatgcttttgTATGCTGCATGTAGCGTACTTTTGCTTTTGgtcactaaatgaaactttcatttttttccgcaAAGTTTATAAAAAACCGTAGTtttgagcacttgatccgtaggtccgtagaaaattcctaaatccgtagaactacggataaatccgtagatctggaaTCAAGTGTACCCCAATCACCCCAattaaagacgtagtcctacgtcaaaaacggcgatcggctcgattgctcTAACTACCGTGGcgttacgctggtcaacgccgcctcacggtgctctcccagattttgttacgtcgtctatcatcaatagcaagagaatccgCAGGAcattatcaggcgggctttatgggggcccgtactactacggatcaagttttcattctccgacaaatcctccagacatgtcgggagtacaatgtgccaccgcatcatattttcgttaatttcagggcagcatacgatacagtcgagcgcaaccagctatggcagataatgcacaagaaAGGTTTCGCGGAGAAAATGACGCAGCTGATCAAGCCACcctggagtgagtgatgtgctaTATGCGTGTTTTGGGGGAACTGTCGAGTCCCCCTGAATCGCGCTTAGGCTTGGGGCAAGGGGATGCACagttctgtatgttatttagctacgctattgaaggtgagatccggcgagtgggcatcgaaacgagatgaACGATCATAGGCAAAAGTAGTTTAAAAAGTTTGAATCACCGAATCGTTCCGGTCATTACCATAAGGACAGCAAACGCAAGATACTTCTATGAATATTGTAGATTAatattgggttgaaacaattttttttatataacgttgaaaatattttgttttctaaattttcgccaacaatggcaagctagtttttcatattttttgagagctaaataattttttatcattacttttgaaaaagtataaattttataattttatttcttttataaataaaggttCAATGATGAAACGAAGATAAATGGTGCATTTTGTAAGGAAACGGATAttcgcagtttttcagattattatcttgctaacaaatttgttttgagTAACCAGGTgagaaacaaacatagtttccTTTGTAAAAAACAATTCTTGCCATGAGGCCGCAGGAAATAGAAGACTAGGAAAAAGTATGCTTCGAGGGAaccgtaaagagagaaaaatttgcgggaaagcaacagaaatgaaggaTAAGAGTGTCGAAGTTTAAAAGGGGAAAATAATatcccttaagaaatatattgaaaatTAATAACATGTTGactaattgctgattattttttgaatatatcttaaaatgtattcattcttaatagtaagcCATCAAATTAACTTTGAGATCGGTGCAATGtattgcatgtccaaccattggacaataagtgtccaactatagggcaatacggtttcagaactgttcaacgattgggcattcaagcgATGTCAAAAAATCACATATTTTTGCACGAAAAGgttatttatttcgtgaaaatggccatgtaatgtgaacatattttgtatctgatacagatttttatgtttctgtctatttgtaattatttgtttagcaaatatcgttaaaactcaaaacccagaggcttagctgtgcgatcattggcaaattaccctatatgATAGGAAGAAGCTCCAAAGAAAACCACGTTCACCTCTcacggacaatgactattgacAGCGTTGAACTCGAAGTAGTTCATGAGTTCATAtacttgggatctctggtcaccgccgacaataatacgagtaaggagattagAAGAAGCCTTCAAGCTGAAATTCGGGCCTACAATGCCTTCGATgaaggagcatacaccgccgcacaaaactgacgatgtacaaaaagctaatcaaaccggtagtcctccacggacttgagacagtaactttgcttatggaagacatacgtgcatttgGACGAAAGGTgatgcggactatttttggcggagtacaaacgcaAAGCGGAGAGTAGCGCAGGGATACTATGAgacacgagttgcaggcactactaggatagattcccatcgtacatcaggcgaaagttggaagactacggtgggccggtcacgtcgcaaggatgctggtcgactgtacagtgaaatccgttctcttcagcAACCCCACCGCAATTAGTGATAGTTTTTCCCCCTAGTATatggaaaaagacaaaaagagaagTAGGCTGAAGAAACAGTGCGGTACCCTACATGTCTAATTCAAAAACTACAAGCAAAACTGTTCCTAATGGTAGCGCAGCCGCAATGATACAAATCGtgaaaaaataagttttaaCAACGGaacaaataacttttaattCCTTTATCCAACTCGGACGATAGATTACCTCCAGAGCTAGAGAAACCTAACCAGTTCCTAGCCATAAGTCACTTTCGATTGTCGGCTCAGTAATAAAAACAGGCTCCAGTAAGCCAATCGAACACGTTTTCTCGCCCCTCCTCGGTTCCGTTCCTCCGGTGAGATCTTGCTGGCAGAATTGTACACCGTCAATTGAGAGCCTGTCGTGTGCTGGCTGGCTAGCAATGTTAGTTATTCTTCTGTCCTCGGTAGCCTCGAGATGCCAACAAACCCGGGGCCTCTTTCACTTAgtattgcatcttcatttagacTGAGTGTCAgttgaagtaaataaataaataataataaaaataataataataccttTCGTTTGGTATCAAATTAATGAAAATTGGTTCAATCGTTCAAAAGTTGTGAttggaaaaaaaagttttggcTAAACGACGGTTTGAGGGCCCTTTCTGTCCCAGAAAGAGACTACCCAAACGCCAAATGAAAAATGTGGTattaaaattcgataaaaataaataggaacgttttcaaaatttgaaaaaaaaatctgaccaCTTCTAAATTTTggatacttttttcattaaatttctgAGTAAGTATGAGTAGGTTGCTATTGATTTGAGCAAGTAAgatttcatcaattattttaatttcaaatttatcaaTTGACATTTTGACTGGCAAAACCAATTcccatgaaattttgcagatacattCGCAGTGTTAAAACAGTTATAATCCTCTGTGATTTGTTATCCTGTCCAACCTCCAACCTCCTGTCACTTTCTCTATTATAGTCACACGCTTCCGAAAATTACCCAAATAATGCGCAAACCACACGCTTTATACATTCCTTGCACATCGTCTAATATGGtgtaaataccaggatgccacatcctccccctgcgtaaaatgaaaacaattcaatatGATATTATTTCAGGTCCGTCAGATCAGATCAGGTCAGATTATTTTCATTGTTAGTACAGTCGATAAATTATTCTTGTTATTTATAATGAAATTCATCAACTCTCACACATAACCTTTTACTTTTTCGGTGACAATCCGCTGATCGAATCTccgccgaattcaggagccgtctctaCGTTTCTCTCCAGTCGCTTCTAATACCCTTctgctctagcatccacgtcaacagcgctcatccaacgggtacgggatgACTGCTTCTGTCggattctctgctaaatattgttttcgctggtctctcatctggcatctttgctacgtggccagcccatattgtagcctgccgtgctTCATTCGTTTCACAATATCTGCATTTTTGTATACTTGGAATATTTCACGATTGAT contains these protein-coding regions:
- the LOC128732590 gene encoding thiamine transporter 1-like, with translation MERWKLISLILCIFGFLKEFRPSEPFVFQFLTGPWHNVTVEQVVQDVFPIGTYSYVAQLVVVFLITDYFRYKPLIIAGGLAGTTVWSLFVWTSSLRALQLLEVFYGTYMAADIAYWTYIYAKVDRKHYQKVTSHIRSATQAGRFLAATASQTVIYYGLMDYLGLHYLSLAAQIATTVWAFLLPPVPKSLYFHRQEPTADDELRALPNNEKPPNIGSTCNRAITLLWSHFKAAYSSFTVIRYSLWYSLAVCFYYQITSYVQALWSTIGGPDTVLWNGAVEAILTLMGSLVALLAGFVPPALLTVKPTLFGLAAIAALEGAGLLVATATSSLMVSYAGYTVFGILHSFAITLVSSEIAKHICDDSFALIFGVNTLVGLVSQTLLTIAVVDSDGWLALDVRGQFTVYGIAFLTIGVLFVGFLLGEFYRARRTELSS